The Methanocella arvoryzae MRE50 DNA window AAAGCGCTCCGAAAGTGCTGCGCCGGCAACAGCCAGTGCGAGCTAGTGGTGAGCTTTAAGTGACGATAAAAGCGGTCGATGTCGCCAGGATCCTGTTTTTCTACCTGATCATCGGCTCCATCGTCCTCTTCTCCCCCCTCGGGCCAGTACCATCGTATTTGCTCATCATCGTGCTGTCCCTGACCTTCATGCTCGTCTCCGGGATCGAGCTCAGGAGGGGCAACCCGATCGTGGGCATTGTGACTGCCGCAGTGGCCATGGCTGCAGTATTCCTGATCATCCTCGCCGCCGGCGGATTTTCCATCGACGGCCTTCGGCCCGGCTTCGCAAACGCCCTGCTGTGGGGCGCAGTACTGCAGTTGTTCGTCGCCACCGGAGAAGAGCTCTCTTTCCGACACTACCTCTTCGCCGACCTGGACAGGCTGGCGGGCAGAAAAACTGCTGCCATAATCTCTTCCATGGGCTTTGCGGCCATGCATCTGCCCTCGCTGTACTTCCTGCACGCAGGCATGATCGAGGCAGGCATAGCGCTGGCCACGATATTTATCGCCAGCATCGTGATGACCATGCTGTTCATCAAAGCGGGGCTGCTCGCCGCCATCGGCTACCACTTCACCTGGAATTTTTTACAGTACCACGTCTTCAGCTTCAGCCACATGGACGCCGCCCTGGAGATCACCAAAACCGGGAGCGATTTAGTTAACGGCGGCACCTTCGGGCCCGAGGCATCCGTACCCGGGCTCATCGTCGTTGCTGCAACCCTCGCTGCGGTGTGGTATTATTATTCGTGGAAAGAACGCCGGGCAGAGCACAACGAGGATAGTAATCAGTCCTCATGAGGACAAGATTCAACGTAGAATGTACAGAAGTCCATAACAGCTAAAGTAAAGTATATATCGTCCGGCGATAGCATAGCGTTCCGCAGAAAGTTTATTATGCCGGATAACAAGTAGTTGATTAACCAGGACAGGTTCGTTCCGGTATAATTGGAAGGTAGGTTATCGTCATGGCAATGCTAGGTACCCAGGAATTACTCCTCATCTTTTTAGCCATCGTGCTGCTCTTCGGCGCGACCAAGCTCCCGGAGCTGGCCAGGTCCATGGGCCGGTCCATGGGAGAATTTAAGAGAGGCCAGCAAGACATCGAGCGGGAGCTACAGGCGGAAAAGAGCGCTCTGGTTGCTCAGCCCGGTGCGGACATCGCGCTGACCAGAACTCAGGGCATGGCCAAGAAGATGGGCATCGATATCGTCGGTAAGACAGATGACCAGCTTCTGGCTGAGATAGAGAAGAAGCTGGAGAAGAAGTAAAGCTAAGATAAGCAGCAGAATCGAATGTGCTTCAGGGCTGTATTAGAGTACGGCCTGCATATTCTTTTATTGTTTTACAGAGCGGGTCGACGGTCGCCTGATGGCTTCTTTCAAGATAAACCAATTACCATGGAATAATACCAGATAGCGGATCGACGTCCGACCCTTCGGGTCGGCCTACTCCGGTTTTTCGGGTGCTCCGATGTCCGGGCCGCGCTCGCACCCTCGTCGGCACGACCTGGCGGCGCCTTCGGCTGCGCCAGTCGAACCTCCTTCGCAAGCGCTAAGCGATCATCAAGCGCTCGACCCTTCGGTCGCGTAGCCGCCTTTCGGCAGGTGTCCATTACCCGGCCATCTCCGCATCCGGCTGATGCCGGACAAGCCCGAAAAACCTCCGTCGACCGCTGGATAAGTCCAATAAGAGAATGGTATAAGGATACTTAGCCTGTGATCGCATTCAGAAAACTATATATACCGCGGACAGCGTTATAGGGCTGCAAAGATTTTATTGTATAGCGGGGTGGGGTAGTCAGGAGATCCCGACGGGCTCATAACCCGTAGACCAATGGTTCAAATCCATTCCCCGCTACTCAAGTTTTAACAGTTTTTAAGTTTTGCAGATTCTACTACTCTTGCGGACATTATCGACATTACAAAATCGCTAAATTTTTACCCGTACCGGTCTGACTACAACTTATGGTCTCTTGCGAGCACTGCGGCAGAACGGATGGCTGCAGTTACCAGGAGTTTCAGGGAGTAACGCTCTGCTTCAGGTGCTACCGCGCCGCCCGGGATCGGGCGTTCGAGGGGCAATATAAATCTGCAGCTGACGCAGAAATCGCTGTAGCCCGGGAAGCGTGGTCACGGAAGACGGAGATCCGGCGTCTTGCAGAGCGATTATTCAGAAGAGAGTAAGGAGATGACTTGCATTTGCCTCAAGCATCTGGCCGATGATGCCACAGACATCCAGGGCTGAAGCCATGTTCAGGCGGGGTCGCTAAAGCCAGATATCTACATGCTTACGATTGTCGAAACCAGCCAATCCTCCGATAGCAATCTCCCGGAGCATCTGCGGCTATGCAGTAACTCTGCGTTGATGTACCGGTCCGATACAACCCTAACATTTATATGGGCCGCGGACACGATAATAATTAACAATTGTTAAAGCACGGACAGGGGTCGGTACAGATGTCAGGCTTTTTTCAGAAGATACTCGGGACAGATACGGCAGGCACAGTGAAAAAGATTCAGTACTACGGCAACGCTAAAACCCAGGAAGGGATACCGAAGCTTATCCAGTACATGAGCGACGAAAGCGTCGAAATCCGGAGGGCGGCATCCCGGGCGCTGGAGCACCACTGGATGACGGGCAGAAACGATGCCATAGCGGTCCTGACCAGGGCCCTGGGCGATGCAGACATGGAAGTACGCAAGAATTCCTCGCTGGCGCTCGGGGAGTTTCTCTCAAAGGCGGCTGTGTCTGCCGAAGAGCCCCGGGCGGCCAGGCAGGCGTTGATCAGGTTGCTGCAAGGCGAAAAAGAGGCCGAAGTCATTAAGAGCACAATACTCGGCCTGGGCTACCTTCAGGACGGCAGCCTGATTACCCCGATGGCAGACGCGCTGAGGGCTAAGGACAAGAAGATCATCTCTCAGGCCATCGATACGATCGGCAACCTGCCCCCGACAGAGGTCAGGCTGGAGATGAAAAAGGCGCTCCGTTCGATAATATAATGCTTCAACAGGTCAATATCTGTAATACATAGCGAGCCCTATCGGACGGCATCCGGCTGAAAGTAGAGCGGTACTTTACCGACTCGGAGGATATTGAGAATCTGGGGCTGGCGTACAGGCTATCGTTCAGGATAGCGGGGCTGTTTTCGATGGCCAGAAAGGCGCAGAGAATTCTCTATTACAGCCTGTAGCTTTTTAGCTTCTTCGAAGGCTGATAAGCGCCACTACTGTGATCCCGGATATCGCCACGATCCACCCGAACCCCGGCGCCGCCGAAGCTCCGGGGGCCGTTGCCGATCCGGCAGGTGTTGCCATCGTTGTGGCAGAGGTGGCCTGCTGCTGGTTTTCCGGGCCGGTCTTGTTATCCGCCTGAAGAGTGGCTCCGGGCGTCGGGGTAACGGTCGACGCTGGCCCTATGTCAGAGGCATTGGCCTGCGGGGTCATATCCGTGAGGACGACTCTGGTAAACGTCCCCCTGTCTGGGTCGATTAGCACCATGCCCCCGCTCATACTACCGTTACTGGCGTTGCCAGTGATGTTCGGCAGCACGTTAACCAGCCGGGCGTTAGCTTTGAGATTGGCCGAGATGCGGGAGCGCAGCTCGGAGTTGTTGACGCTGATGTTACCCTGCGGCTGCACGCCCATCACGAGCCCTGTCGGGAGGTTTCCGGCCTTGATCGGCGACCCGGCAAAGGGGGTGCCGGTGGTCAAATCGATGGCCGTGACAGTATTGTCGCCGGTATTCGACACGTACAGCCGGGAGCCGTCCGGGCTCAGCGCGATGTCGGCCGGGAGGTTGCCGGTGCTGTAGCTACCTGCGGTTTTGTAAGCTGGCGCAGAGAACGCCTCCACCATTTTGGCGGTCGGCTCGAGCACGTATAGCACGCCCCCGCCAGGCGATAGCGTCACCAGGCTGGGGGAGCTGGTCGTCTCAAAGGACGAGATGCCGGCCCAGATGTACCAGTCGAAAGCGTCCATGTCGACGATGGTGACTGACTTCAGCGTCTCATGATAGTTGTCTGTATCCGCGATGAAGATGCGCCCGGTCTTAGAGTTCACGTCAAGGCCCCAGAGCAGCTTTTCCTTCGAGTGATAGTCCCAGAGGAAGTACCGGTAAAATTTGTCCAGGGCAGGCTCCGTAATGCGATAGACTGTGTGCCCCTGCCGGTCCGCTATGTACAGGTACCCGTCGTCGCCCAGCTCCATGTCGGTGACCCAGACGAGGCTGCTGTCCGCATTGAGGTCATGGACTGCAGCGGTATACGCGTTAGCAGCTGTGTCGTACCTGTAAAGCCAGCTTTCGGGATGGCCGACCCCGTAGTGGACGAACGTCACGTACAGGTATTTGCCGTCTTTAGACAGCAGCATCTCGACCGGATCACCATAGAGAGCATACCGGCCGTTACCTTTCTGCCTCGTAGAAGCGACGACCTGCTTATCCGAGAGGTCGATAGTATCGATGTAGTAATCAGGTGCTGAGTGCATGTACTCGTATTCCGGGCTGGCCCCCCATTCCGTGTTATTATAGTACAGGACATATAGCCTCGTGTAGTCTGCGTTCACCGCGGCGTCCGCCAGCACGATGTCCGGGCTGAAATAGATGACGTCGATAACCTTGTTTGTGTCGACTTCGATGACGGAAACGGTGTTATTGCCCACTACATACAACAGAGGCGAGCTGGTATGGTACGAGTTGATCGCGTTGCTAATGATAGCCGGGTCCACTGTAGCCCGGGGCATCACGCCTGAAGACAGGGCAGGATTAGGCGTGACTGGCGTGGGAGTCGCAGTCGGACTCAGCACCGGGAGAGCAGATTCCCTGGAAAGGCCACTGGATTCAGCCAGCGCTGGCTGACATGAAATAACAAGCATGCATGCGATGACAAGCATGAGCACTACTGATACGCGCCACTTATCGATGCTACTAAGAACCCCGGTCATATAAATTCACCATAACCCGACAATTGATCGTTAGCTTCTAGAGAGGGCGGTAATTAGTATTAGAGCTATTCCAGTCTGATGTATCGGCTCTCGTTCAAACTGGCGGACAGGTCATGGAATTGCCAGCCTCCTCCACGTACCGGCGCGTAACTGCAGTCGAAGGCCACCTTAACGCTGTGCGTCCCGGCCGCAATGGCAGCCTGTAGCTTTTTTATACACCCGCACTTTCTCCCCCTCTTTATCGACCTCATCACACACGTACTCCCAGCCACTCTTCTCATAATAGCCCTCTAAAGGAGTATACAAGTACAGGGCAGGATAGCCGAATTCCTTTGCTTTCTCGACAGCATAATTCTGCAACGCCGTGCCGATGCCTTTCGACCTGTGCTCCGGGGGCACAAAGAGATCCGCCAGCCACGGGAAGAGATCCTGCCTCGAGAGCAGGTCCGCCCGCCACAAAGCCACGGTGCCGACGGGGATGTCGCCGATAAAGGCCATGTAGACCAGCGGGAAATCGTCGTCCCGTGCGTTCGCCACAAGGCTGCGGTAGAACGGGTAATTGGATGAATTGCCCCAGAAGCTCCAGAGCCAGCCGGCGATTTTGTCGTGCAGCTCAGGGCATTCGGTGATACTGGAGAAGCGGATATCGATCATCTGCTTATATCCTGATGGCCCGGCTAATAAAAATTGCCCGTCCGGCTACTTTCACTCGCCTCTACACAGGCTTATCATCACCCGCACCTATTGGACATTATGCCCTCAAAGCGCCAGAACCCCGAAAAGCTGACCTGTGAAGATGTGGTCAGCCTGCTGCGCTCGTTCTCCGATCCTGCGATCATCGCGGGGATGCCCCGGTATGGCATTCCTACCGATCACGCGCTCGGAGTATCGACGACCCGCATCAACGAGATCGCCGGCAGGATCGGCACTGATCATGACCTCGCCCTCATGCTCTGGGACACCGGCATCCACGAGGCCCGGATGATTGCGGCCATCGTGGACGACCCGGCGCTGGTCACCGGCGAGCAGATGGACAGGTGGGCCGCCGATTTCTACTCGTGGGACATGTGTGACCAGTGCTGCATGAAATTGTTCGATCGGACCTCGATAGCCTATGAGAAGTGCTTCGAGTGGTCCCTGGACGAGCGGGAGTTCGTTAAGCGGGCTGCATTCGCTAATATGGCATCACTGGCACTGTACGACAAGCAGGCGCCAGACGGGCAGTTCAGGCAGTTCTTCCCTGTCATTATCAGAGAATCGACTGACGGCCGCAACATGGTCAAGAAATCGGTCAACTGGGCGCTGCGGCAGATCGGGAAGAGGAACCTGGCGCTGAACGCAGAAGCCATCGCCGTGGGGAGAGAGCTGCTCAAATCAGACAGCTCAGCCGCCCGGTGGATCGCCCGGGACGCGGTGAAGGAACTGGAAAGTGAGGCAGTGCAGCAGCGGCTGAAGAAGTGGATGCTGAAGAAGTTCTGAATTGCTTACGTCTGGTGAGATAGCAGATGAACGCTGCGCTGTGCAAAACCTCACAGATTCCACGGATGATGCAGAATCGTCAGATTCTGCCAGATTCCACAGATAAATAAAAAATATTCTGATCTAGTACTCTTATAGTTGCTATCGGTGTCGAGCAATATTGGCGTATTCCATCTGTGATATCGAGTAGTAATCTGTGGATTCAGCAGAGGAATCTGTGGAATCAATCAGAATCCGTGGCATCTGTGAGGATTAGCACAGCGCAGCGTTCGATTTGCTGTATAGTGAAGCCTGTGCAATAAGGTGAGGCACAGCGCAGCGTTCATGTACGTTCACCCTTCCGGTGCCAGGGATAAACGCACGTCATAGTGACAGGCGGATTTTCATCATTTATGCCTCACCCCGCATATGTTCAGGTCGGCGAGGGCCCGATGGTCTTGCCAGGCATGGCGATCGGCTCGTCGGGGTCTACAATCGCCTCAACCAGTGCTGGCCGGGGCGATTCCAGCGCTGCCATGAGCGCCGGCTCGACCTCGTCGGGTGTGGCACATCTGAAGGCGTCGGCTCCGCAGGCTTCCGCATATTTAGCGAAATCTATGGGCTGTAGTTCCACGCCGAAGTCCGGGTTGCCGATCCCCTGCTGCTCGAACCGGACCATCTGGAGGCTGTCGTTCTTGAAGAGCACTACCTTGATCGGCAGGTCATATTTTACCGCCGTGGCTAACTCGCCCATCAGCATGGTGAAGCTGCCGTCTCCGATGATGGCCACCGACTGCCGGCCTGGGTAGGCGAGCTTTCCCGCGATGGCGTAGGGCAGCGCAGGGCCCATGGTGGCCAGGTTGCCCGAGAGGGCCAGCTTCTGGGTATCCCGCATCTGCACGTGCCGGGCAAAGTATACTGTGTGTGCGCCGCAGTCGACAGAGACGAGGGCGTCGTCAGCCAGCAAACCGCTCAGCTTCGTCATCACGTACTGGGGCTTCAGAGGCATGCCCCGGTTCTCCCCGGCCTCCGCCAGCGCCTTTCTCCACTCTTCCATCCGCTGCCGGGCCGACTGCAGAAAAGATCGGTCCTCCCGCCTTTGTAACCGGGGCAGCAGTTCGGCCAGCGTCCGCCTGACGTCTCCGGTGAGGCCGATCTTCGCGGGGTACCGCCGGCTGATCCGGGTGGTGTCTCTGTCGATCTGGACGCACCGGGCCTGCCCGGGTTTCGGATAGTAGTCGGCGTAGGGCATGTTGCTGCCGAGGATCAGCAGGGTGTCGCACTCCTGCATCAGCTCCTGTGACGGGCGGGTGCCGAGGTGGCCGATGCCCCCGGTGGTATAGGGATGATCGTCGGAGACGACGGCCTTTCCCAGCAGGGCTTTCGCTATCGGCGCGCCCAGGAGGTCTGCCACCTGTTCCACCTCCGAGCGGGCGCCGAGGGCACCTCTGCCCGCTAGAATCATCGTTTTAGATCCGGAGTTCAGCAGCTCTGCCGCTGCGTCCAGCTGTTCTGCGGGGGGTGTGCCGGCCGGCGGCGTCCAGGTCGGGGCACCCCGGATCGGGCCGTAGGCAGTGGATGACTTATCCTCCTGCAGCGGCCGCATCTGGACGTCCACGGGAATCGTGAGATGTGCCACGCCCTGCCGGGAGAGGGCGGCCTGACAGGCCACGTCCACCACGGCCAGCGCATGCCGGGGCCCTGTGATCCTGACGCTGTAGGCCGCAACGTCCTTCATCAGCGCCATGGTGTCGACGTCCTGCGTGTACTGGGTGCCGATGACGTCGGAGTAAGTGGTGCCGGTAATTGCAATCACGGGCGCCCCGTCCATGGCGGCGTCGTACAGGCCGTTTAACAGATGAACCGCCCCGGGCCCGGTCGTGGCCAGGCAGGCGCCGAGCTTGCCGGTGTACTTTGCGTAGCCGCTGGCCATGAACGCCCCCGCCTCCTCATGCCGGACAGCGACGAAGCGAATCCGGTCCTGCCGCACCCGCAAAGCCTCAAGCAGGGGATTGATCCCGTCCCCCACGATGCCGAAGATCACTTCCACGCCCCAGTCGATCAGCTTGTCTGCCACAATGTCGGCGGTGGTGTTCACGCCTTTCGGCTGGCTGACACTGTGGGACTCCATGGCCCTCTCGCCCTGGCCGGGCTGTTGCTGCTGTTCCCGCGTCAAAGATGAGCATCTCCGTAAATCAGTGTAGAGGTCTACGCGCGACGATATGAACAAGTCAGGCGGAAAGACTGGAAAAAGGGCGCCGTGACCGAGATTTCACCGAAGCACGCGCATTATGAAAAATGGAATATTCAGGTAAAGGCTATGAAAAATTAGAAGTTGGCCCTGTATAGGTCGAAAATACCGCCAGGCACGCCAAGGAGCCAAGCTCGCCAAGAGCTAATTTTTCAGGGAGCGTAGCGGATGGTTGAAGGGGATAGTCGCCTGCACAGCGGTAGATATGTTATAAAGGCAATACTCTGGCCCTCAGCGCCGCAGGATCAGGAACTTGCCCAGGATCAGCCCGAAGGCGCCGTAGACGAGCCATAAGGTCGGGTGCTCGGTGGGCAGAATGCTGGAGGGGTCGGCGAGGAAGTGGGAGAAAATGTGCTCCTGGCCGCCTGTAAGGGAGACGAGCGAAGACGAGATGGAGGTGTGCTCGACAGCATAGGGCACAGAGGTGACCACAGGGGTAGGGTCTGTCACCGGGAGGTCGTAGTTGCTCGAGTTGCCGACTGTAGTGACAATGTGGGTCTTGATGCCGTGGATCTGGTCGATCCCGTACATCGTCATGTTGTATGCCTCCATGTCGGAGGGGTCCATCGACTGCGCCTGGATGACGTTGATCTCGGCGATCGTGCTCATGCGCTGCACGTCGGCGATCTGGTTCAGGTTGGCCACGGTCTCGTTAAAGGTCTTAAGCGCTTCAGCATAGTCTGCCATCCAGAGCATCCTCCACCGGTACCCGCCGGCATAACGGCCGGGCAAGCAACTGGTAATTAGCCATATGTAATTACAAATTTATAAGTCTTTTGATTTGATTACCATTTATACAAACTAAGATATTGGAAGATACCTGGCCAGGCTTACGCCGAATAGATACTATGAAATAAAATAGGAAAAATTGTGAACAGTCCAAATATAATAATATTTTACTATCCCCACGCCATACCCTATAAGACAGATATCAGTTTATATGCACTCTGGCCCAAACCGGCAGCTATCTATGGGCACAAGAAGATAGTACCTGTAATGACCGGACGCGTGCTGACCTCTGATCTAATGCCCGTAACCCGGGCTCAGGCCCTCGCTTTTCGCCTCTCGGGCCACAATCTTGCGAGGAGGCTCCCGCCCGGCTCACTGCTGGCTGCTGCGGGCGCCTGCGGTATTCAGGACAGCCCGCCGGGCTCGGCGGCGCTGTCGCTGCACGCCCGGGTGGCCGGCTTTTCGCCTGACGATCTGGACAGGGCCCTCAGAGTAGATAAGACGCTGGTGCAGACGATGAGCCTGCGGGGGGCGCCATACATGTTCCCGGTCGAGGATGCGGCTGTGTTTACTACTGGACTGCTGCCCGACGACGAGAAGGCCCTCAGGCATTTCATCCAGGGGGTGAAGCCGGCGCTGGAGCACATCGGCATCGGCGCCGCTGAGGTGGCAGACCTTACAGCCGCCGCCCTGTGTGAGGTCCTCGACGGCAGAGAGCTGACCAAGGACCAGATGGGCGCGGAAGTGGCGGGAAAAGTGCTGGAGAGGCTGTCTCCACCCCAGCGACAGGCATGGCAGGAGGAATCGTGGTACGCCAAAGGCCAGAGCCTGGGAGAATCAGTCGTCCGGTTCGCCTTTTACGCCATCGCCCTCCGGGGCACTTTCTGCTATGCGCCCCGGCATGACAACGAGGCAACATTCATCCGCACCGACCAGTGGCTGGGAGCGCCGCTGCCCGGCGTAGACAGCGGCCGTGCGGCTGCAGAACTGGTCAGGCGCTACCTGCACTGCTACGGCCCGTCGACTGCTAAAGACTATGCCGGGTGGGCGGGGATCTCGCCAGCGCAGGCAGCGAGAGCGTGGGGACACGTGAAGGATGAGCTTGCAGAGGTCAAGTTCGAGGGCGGGAGAGCCTGGCTGCTCCGGGATGACTGCGCTGGCATCGCCGGCCTCCCGGAGCCGGAAGGCGTCCGCCTGCTGCCCCCGCACGACCCTTACCTGCAGATGCGGGACAGGACGACGCTTGTCCCTGACAAGGCGCTACACAAGCACATATGGAGAGCCACAGGCAACCCGGGCGTCGTTTTGGCCGGCAGACAGTTCGCAGGGACCTGGCGGAGCCGGAAGAAAGGCAAACTGCTCACTCTGGCCGTTGAATTGTCCGGGCCAGTTTCGAGAGTGACCCGGGAAGAGATCGAGAAAGAAGCTGCTCTCCTGGCCCGGTATAAAAAATGCGACGGGGCTGTTGTCGAGTGGGCCGCATGGCGGGCATCGATTTCCGAATAGTGCAAATTTAAGCCAAATAATCGCATAGAAAAGATTTATATGGTAGTAAATCGTTAATGTTTCTGTCAACTGGTACACAGTGGAAGTGTACGTAGCCTGTTGCTCTGGCAATGCAGGATCGCCTGCATTCCGGGCGGAAACAGGAGAGTTCCACGAGATTCGGGGGTATATAGTAATGAAGAAGACAGCGATCGCTATCAGAGACCGGCTTGCCGGTGTACTGGGGCTTGAATCCGTCATCGACGCCGGCATACTGGCATCGCTGGTCTTCTCAGTTTTACTGATCTCATTACTCTTATCCATCTTTCAGCTCAGCGGAGCTCAGGCTCCCGCCGGGCTCGCTCAGGCGATGGCCGGAAGCCAGATGACGACCGCCCAGACAGCGCCGGGCTACCTCACACCGGTCCTGTTGCTGGTCGGCGCCATGGCCTTCGGCATAGCCGGAGCTTACTATATAATTCGCAGGCCGCCTACGTAGGCGAGCAGGCGATCACGATTAACATATCTCTACCATTGGTTTGCCTGTCCTCAAAAAACATGTAAACACAATGGCCTGGCAGGCACGGACCATACACTCACCCGGGTCCCTGCCTGCCACACCACCCTATTTTAACTGGTGCATTTTTGATATCGTCAATAGACCTAAAAATTAGAAACCTTATTGCTCTATGCCACCTATTTTAGATCGACCATTTATGAGACCGATCTTGCAGGTGGCTCTGGATGAAATTGAGCTGCGGAGGGCTGTCGAGATCGCCCGGGAGGCGATCGCCGGCGGCGCCGACTATCTGGAGGCGGGCACTCCGCTGATCAAGAGCGAGGGCATGAACGCGGTGCGCACGCTCAAAAAGGAGTTCCGGGACCACGTGATTGTGGCGGACATGAAGACCATGGATACTGGCGCAGCCGAAGTGGAGATGGCGGCGAAGGCAGGGGCGGGGATCGTCTCTATCCTGGGCGCCTCCCACGACTCGACCATCGAGGACGCGCTCCGGTCGGCCCGGAAGTACGGGGTGAAGCTCGCCGCTGATCTGATCAACGTGCCGGACCCTGTCGGACGGGCGGTGCGACTGCAGGAGATTGGGGTGGATATACTGGGCGTCCACGTGGGCATCGATCAGCAGATGGTCGGCCAGGACCCGATAGAGGTGCTGAAAGCGGTCCGGGAAGCTGTAAGCATTCCGATCGCTGCTGCGGGAGGGCTGGATGCCAGGTCTGCGGCTGCAGCGGCTTCCTTAGGTGCAGAAATTGTGATCGTCGGGGGCAACATCATCCGGTCGAAGGACGTGACCGGCGCTGCCCGGACGGTCCGTCAGGCTCTCGATAGTATGGGGCCTGTCGAGATCGTCAAGAAGTCGCTGGACGAGGAGATCCGGGAGCTGTTCATGCAGGTGTCTACTCCCAATATATCGGACGCCATGCACCGGGCCCCGGCCATGAAGGACATCAAGCCGATGTACGAGGGCATCAAGATTGCCGGAAAGGCCGTGACGGTGCAGAACTTCCCGGGTGACTGGGCCAGGCCGGTGGAAGCGTCTGACGTGGCGCAGCCGGGGGAGATCATCGTCATCAACAACTTTTCCAAAGACGTTGCTCCGTGGGGGGAATTAGCATCCCACGGCGCCATGCAGAAGGGCATCGCAGGCGTCGTGATCGATGGAGCAATCAGGGATATAGACGAGATCCGCCGGATCAGGTTCCCGTCGTTCGCGTCGGCCATCGTGCCCAATGCCGGCGACCCCAAGGGCTTCGGGGAGATCAACGCCGAGATCGTATGTGGCGGTTTAACGGTCAGGCCCGGGGACTGGATCATCGGCGACGATAACGGCGTCATGGTGGTCCCGAAAGAGAGGGCGTATGAGGTGGCCCGTCGCGCGCTGGAGGTCAAGAAGAACGAGGATCGGGTGCGGGTGGAGATCGAGAGAGGGCACACGCTCGCCGAGGTTATGGACCTGTACAAGTGGGAGAAGAAGTAAAGGCTATAGAAAAGTAGTTATTTTCTGATCTTAGCGGGTCGACGTCCGACCCTATGGGTCGGTCTACTGCGGTTTTTAGGGTGCTGCGCCGTCGGGGCCGGGCTCGCACCCTCGTCGGACGACCTGGCTGCGCCTTCGGCGGCGCCAGTCGACCTCCTTCGCAAGCCCTAAGCGACGCCGCCTGCGGCAGGCGCCCATTACCCCGCCGTAGAATCGCCAAGCCCTCCGCTTCGCTCCGGGCAGACCCTAAAAACCTCCGTCGACCGCTATATTATCCGGTCACGTTGATCCACAGGTGTAAATCCCTGTAGGGAGCCGTCATGTTGCCGTCGGCGTAGAGCAAGAACTCCAGCTTCATGCTGGTGCCCGGGCGGTCGGGGGCTATGTCGATCTGACGCTCCCAGGTCTGGTTGTCGGCTATAGTGACCTGCTGGGTGTAGAGCCGGGTGATCTGCCGGCTGTCGTTCAGCGCCACGACGAGGTCGTAGGTGACGTTGCGGTACTCATGGTTGACGATGCCGACGATGACGGGTTTGGACTCGCCGGAAATGAAGCGGGTGGGGTAGTTCTCGGCTTTGCCGTTCGGGCCGAGGATGTAGAACTCGGTGAACTTTTCGCCCTGCTTGGGCACCACGAAGACGTAGGCGAGGACGAGGATGGAGGCGACGATTGAGATGAGTAGGATGACGGTCAGGATCCGGTCCAGCCGGCTCTCGGAGGCGGGGAATAATTCTCCCTTAATGTCGGCGTAAGCCCTGCCGAAGTCGATGTTGAACCGGTCTTCGACCGGTAGCTCATGTCTGCGCCGGTTGGCGACGAGGACGCAGAGGAGGGTGAAGATGGCGAGCGCGACGACGATGGGGTCGAGCCGGATGCCCCAGGGGGTGAAGTTGAGCCCGAGGCCGATCAGGGGCACGACGGCGATGCTGAGGCCGAAT harbors:
- a CDS encoding CPBP family intramembrane glutamic endopeptidase, translated to MTIKAVDVARILFFYLIIGSIVLFSPLGPVPSYLLIIVLSLTFMLVSGIELRRGNPIVGIVTAAVAMAAVFLIILAAGGFSIDGLRPGFANALLWGAVLQLFVATGEELSFRHYLFADLDRLAGRKTAAIISSMGFAAMHLPSLYFLHAGMIEAGIALATIFIASIVMTMLFIKAGLLAAIGYHFTWNFLQYHVFSFSHMDAALEITKTGSDLVNGGTFGPEASVPGLIVVAATLAAVWYYYSWKERRAEHNEDSNQSS
- a CDS encoding Sec-independent protein translocase subunit TatA/TatB, which translates into the protein MAMLGTQELLLIFLAIVLLFGATKLPELARSMGRSMGEFKRGQQDIERELQAEKSALVAQPGADIALTRTQGMAKKMGIDIVGKTDDQLLAEIEKKLEKK
- a CDS encoding HEAT repeat domain-containing protein, whose translation is MSGFFQKILGTDTAGTVKKIQYYGNAKTQEGIPKLIQYMSDESVEIRRAASRALEHHWMTGRNDAIAVLTRALGDADMEVRKNSSLALGEFLSKAAVSAEEPRAARQALIRLLQGEKEAEVIKSTILGLGYLQDGSLITPMADALRAKDKKIISQAIDTIGNLPPTEVRLEMKKALRSII
- a CDS encoding YncE family protein, producing the protein MTGVLSSIDKWRVSVVLMLVIACMLVISCQPALAESSGLSRESALPVLSPTATPTPVTPNPALSSGVMPRATVDPAIISNAINSYHTSSPLLYVVGNNTVSVIEVDTNKVIDVIYFSPDIVLADAAVNADYTRLYVLYYNNTEWGASPEYEYMHSAPDYYIDTIDLSDKQVVASTRQKGNGRYALYGDPVEMLLSKDGKYLYVTFVHYGVGHPESWLYRYDTAANAYTAAVHDLNADSSLVWVTDMELGDDGYLYIADRQGHTVYRITEPALDKFYRYFLWDYHSKEKLLWGLDVNSKTGRIFIADTDNYHETLKSVTIVDMDAFDWYIWAGISSFETTSSPSLVTLSPGGGVLYVLEPTAKMVEAFSAPAYKTAGSYSTGNLPADIALSPDGSRLYVSNTGDNTVTAIDLTTGTPFAGSPIKAGNLPTGLVMGVQPQGNISVNNSELRSRISANLKANARLVNVLPNITGNASNGSMSGGMVLIDPDRGTFTRVVLTDMTPQANASDIGPASTVTPTPGATLQADNKTGPENQQQATSATTMATPAGSATAPGASAAPGFGWIVAISGITVVALISLRRS
- a CDS encoding GNAT family N-acetyltransferase, which translates into the protein MIDIRFSSITECPELHDKIAGWLWSFWGNSSNYPFYRSLVANARDDDFPLVYMAFIGDIPVGTVALWRADLLSRQDLFPWLADLFVPPEHRSKGIGTALQNYAVEKAKEFGYPALYLYTPLEGYYEKSGWEYVCDEVDKEGEKVRVYKKATGCHCGRDAQR
- a CDS encoding DNA alkylation repair protein is translated as MPSKRQNPEKLTCEDVVSLLRSFSDPAIIAGMPRYGIPTDHALGVSTTRINEIAGRIGTDHDLALMLWDTGIHEARMIAAIVDDPALVTGEQMDRWAADFYSWDMCDQCCMKLFDRTSIAYEKCFEWSLDEREFVKRAAFANMASLALYDKQAPDGQFRQFFPVIIRESTDGRNMVKKSVNWALRQIGKRNLALNAEAIAVGRELLKSDSSAARWIARDAVKELESEAVQQRLKKWMLKKF